A single genomic interval of Fibrobacter sp. UWB4 harbors:
- a CDS encoding OmpA family protein: MKKIITLGLLSSTLAFAQAGMLGGSEGLHEINAKTLGQWQVNLGASGNLTIGSWGLSRGGIYEVNGKRYAFNDADASLSGNIFVEVGVLDFIDVGMSLPLYYEHANSKWGGTANMWTTSRGDLDVFAKIGLPFASAGVYSMALMLDLYVPTGEECAGVRPRHAWYLNGNGYTHPFTADRWTFGAGLAFTFDFNKIGAPIVWNLAASYVSPASYSLTQTFVYSTGLNWNATSWMTPFLEFSGEMRLMDNGRYSFDPLVDPMLITPGVRFHFPHDIDFAFGMDFAARLFQSGFDHYADVKYGRDHIIYYQGQRGVKANYGYTSVPLLSGSALLSVKFDAAPKSEDSDGDGIPDNEDKCARTEKGVKVDAEGCPVEDAAKLARERAIADSLARVDSDNDGIPNVSDRCPNTAAGLSVDSTGCMLDFDKDGVADNLDKCPNTPAGIPVDFTGCPMDHDKDGVADYLDKCPNTQRGAEVGPNGCMLDSDNDGIADFKDKCPGTPAGHAVDSTGCLPDFDKDGVADVIDKCPNTLPGIRVDGEGCPINKKEDLDQLKKGIQFKTGSAKLTKKSYGTLNDIADLMNRIPEANLEVQGHTDNKGSDVKNQKLSESRAQAVVAYLEKRGVNSSRLRAVGYGPSKPIADNGDAAGRAQNRRVELVPFAK; this comes from the coding sequence ATGAAAAAAATCATCACTCTAGGTTTGTTATCTAGTACTCTGGCTTTTGCTCAGGCTGGAATGCTGGGTGGATCGGAGGGTTTGCATGAAATCAATGCAAAGACCCTTGGTCAATGGCAAGTCAATCTCGGGGCGAGCGGTAATCTTACAATTGGCTCCTGGGGACTTTCTCGTGGCGGTATCTATGAAGTAAATGGGAAAAGATACGCCTTCAATGATGCTGACGCATCCCTTTCAGGAAACATATTTGTTGAAGTGGGCGTCCTGGATTTCATCGATGTCGGCATGTCTCTCCCGCTTTACTATGAACACGCCAATTCCAAGTGGGGTGGAACGGCGAATATGTGGACAACCAGCCGTGGTGACTTGGATGTCTTTGCAAAAATAGGTCTTCCGTTTGCATCGGCCGGTGTCTATAGTATGGCCTTGATGCTCGACCTCTATGTCCCGACAGGTGAGGAATGTGCTGGTGTGCGTCCTCGCCATGCCTGGTACCTGAACGGCAATGGCTATACGCACCCGTTTACTGCAGATAGGTGGACTTTTGGTGCAGGCCTCGCATTCACATTCGACTTCAACAAGATCGGTGCTCCGATTGTGTGGAACCTGGCTGCAAGCTATGTTTCACCGGCTAGCTATAGCTTGACTCAAACATTTGTCTATAGCACGGGCTTGAACTGGAATGCGACTTCCTGGATGACTCCGTTCCTGGAATTCTCTGGCGAAATGCGTTTGATGGATAACGGACGCTATTCGTTCGATCCGCTTGTAGACCCGATGCTTATCACTCCGGGTGTCCGTTTCCACTTCCCGCATGATATTGATTTTGCTTTTGGTATGGACTTTGCAGCCCGTCTATTCCAGAGTGGTTTCGACCACTATGCTGATGTTAAATATGGTAGGGATCATATCATCTATTACCAAGGCCAGAGAGGCGTCAAGGCAAACTATGGTTATACCAGCGTTCCGCTTCTTTCCGGTTCAGCCCTCTTGAGCGTCAAATTTGATGCAGCGCCCAAGTCGGAGGATTCCGATGGCGATGGCATCCCGGACAATGAAGACAAGTGCGCCCGTACAGAAAAGGGCGTTAAGGTCGATGCCGAAGGATGCCCTGTTGAAGATGCAGCAAAACTCGCTCGTGAAAGAGCAATTGCAGATTCCCTTGCCCGCGTTGACTCTGACAACGACGGTATTCCTAACGTAAGCGACAGGTGCCCGAATACGGCTGCAGGCCTTTCTGTGGATTCTACAGGTTGCATGCTTGACTTTGACAAGGATGGTGTTGCAGACAATCTCGACAAGTGCCCGAACACCCCGGCCGGTATTCCTGTAGACTTTACGGGTTGCCCAATGGACCATGACAAGGACGGTGTTGCTGATTACCTCGACAAGTGTCCAAATACCCAGCGCGGTGCAGAAGTTGGCCCGAACGGCTGTATGCTTGACAGCGATAATGATGGTATTGCAGACTTTAAGGACAAGTGCCCGGGTACTCCGGCAGGTCACGCCGTAGACTCTACAGGCTGCTTGCCAGACTTCGATAAGGACGGTGTTGCCGACGTTATCGACAAGTGCCCTAATACACTCCCGGGAATCCGTGTTGACGGCGAAGGCTGCCCGATTAACAAGAAGGAAGACCTCGACCAGCTTAAGAAGGGAATTCAGTTCAAGACCGGTTCCGCAAAGCTCACCAAGAAAAGCTACGGGACTCTTAACGATATTGCCGATCTTATGAACAGGATTCCAGAAGCGAATCTCGAAGTTCAGGGCCATACCGATAACAAGGGCTCTGACGTCAAGAACCAGAAGCTCTCTGAATCTCGTGCCCAAGCCGTGGTCGCTTATCTTGAAAAGCGTGGCGTGAATAGCAGCCGTCTGCGTGCAGTTGGTTATGGCCCGTCCAAGCCGATTGCCGATAATGGTGATGCTGCCGGCCGTGCCCAAAATCGTCGTGTGGAACTCGTTCCTTTTGCAAAGTGA